In Dermacentor silvarum isolate Dsil-2018 chromosome 2, BIME_Dsil_1.4, whole genome shotgun sequence, the following proteins share a genomic window:
- the LOC119440453 gene encoding uncharacterized protein LOC119440453 has product MAKVAILVAKDITVIEHSLSEPEVEHLTIEIVPNKRGRKSTFVVNTYKPPRPAKADFTNLLSEASRLAQANQLIVVGDFNSPHRDWGYQSNSARGVTVARAIEALRMELLTDPLYPTREGNSVTRDSCPDLTLIKNVAEATWTNLGETLGSDHCILSTSISSSKIRRHLGAAHITDWPKFRNAPVPSGPI; this is encoded by the coding sequence ATGGCGAAGGTTGCAATCCTCGTCGCAAAAGACATCACTGTTATCGAGCACTCGTTGTCAGAACCGGAGGTTGAGCACTTAACCATAGAGATCGTGCCCAACAAGCGGGGCCGAAAGAGCACGTTCGTGGTTAACACGTACAAGCCACCAAGGCCGGCGAAGGCTGATTTCACCAACCTCCTTTCCGAAGCCAGTCGACTGGCGCAAGCAAACCAGCTTATTGTAGTCGGGGACTTCAATTCGCCTCACCGGGACTGGGGGTATCAGTCAAACTCAGCAAGAGGAGTGACAGTCGCGCGAGCAATAGAAGCCCTACGAATGGAACTCCTTACCGACCCTCTATATCCGACCAGGGAAGGCAACAGTGTCACCCGTGACTCCtgccccgacctcaccctgatcAAGAACGTCGCCGAGGCCACGTGGACGAACCTAGGAGAAaccctgggcagcgaccactgtATACTCAGCACGTCCATATCATCTAGCAAAATTAGAAGACATCTGGGTGCCGCCCATATCACTGACTGGCCCAAATTCCGCAATGCACCCGTCCCGTCAGGTCCAATCTAG